One genomic window of Branchiostoma floridae strain S238N-H82 chromosome 4, Bfl_VNyyK, whole genome shotgun sequence includes the following:
- the LOC118413636 gene encoding uncharacterized protein LOC118413636, whose product MAMTSWLLTLVMVTSPTVTLSSGAEVSALDPPVAPQSGRVPTGLQHEEEQKTDAWRNKVYPLREVSYFTPPTRNASFAVETVTPTESKLMFLLCSRGYFISNMSVRFGSIAQLRSNSTSVRLYGLRNFPTYITRNSTGIHREKDGMYRAQGSSSPRYHPVGTGCDPALRCLWHQACILKPSPRLCGYDSQPEKRKLLEVKYLCEADSSVDGLTYEEHQRKRREDVLYISVTGMANGTDVIQWSTVAESDIFSIMCPGPEQSDFERYNGVCDGKPPPPEQVVSDLWKVVARVPSEACREEVLQVYCAYRYNKHGGCLPPLVTNASQVNKDGGMLYSDIALPRKGPRPEDRKHEEVLAHPHVSLIPARTAFVLLVHNNPEAAVQLLDSLYREYFHYVIHVDKSKPLVRKYLVHLLEGKFPHAENIRVLPDQRSFRSSWGSYNILRAELEATEELLRMGSWDFVINLSGSDLALRDVDDIAAALAPYRGRNFLRLTKRYRDGVRKASPDRINTAWYSCDGYVYNVTRRGDPPAGADISGSSQWAVLSRDFAEFAVSSKSQDKSIDFNSLQFYMQTTAIPDEKYLASILMSSQFRDTLISAHLHRLAPFQGKDQLGACRHGHETDMCGKGPRTFREKDVPLLLNVSRRFMFARKFEGQPEDPTRRAVLHWQRGLFYLELQRHHGVSDALLRALAQRACEHFLGDGHSQVCSSVYVVSWRVLPRLVPDKSSCCAKISRRSSSRYWIDFTMDYGTRMNMRASLAYTQRGTCFDRGHIKYFEVSTRKWETNMSHTVLPELEEAGATTVYLRLYAQATQEVEETGTCTLNQPNKGKGKETTFARFDNKNPGNWQESKYTILQFSVRLLNPQGEEHCRKLSSFMWNPPKARRGIALQDKLVCGHL is encoded by the exons ATggccatgacgtcatggctgCTGACACTTGTGATGGTGACGTCACCAACCGTCACTCTGTCATCAGGTGCTGAGGTTTCTGCCCTTGATCCTCCAGTAGCCCCACAGTCTGGGCGGGTTCCCACAGGGTTACAGCACGAAGAGGAACAGAAGACGGACG CTTGGCGGAACAAAGTGTACCCGCTGAGAGAGGTAAGCTACTTCACACCGCCGACGAGGAATGCGTCCTTCGCCGTTGAAACAGTGACTCCAACCGAGAGTAAGTTGATGTTTTTGCTGTGCTCCCGTGGCTACTTCATCTCCAACATGTCTGTCCGCTTCGGCAGCATTGCGCAGCTCCGGTCTAATAGTACAAGTGTCCGTCTGTACGGACTGAGAAACTTTCCTACATACATCACCAGGAACTCCACTGGAATCCATCGGGAGAAAGATGGAATGTACCGCGCCCAGGGTTCCTCCAGTCCACGGTACCACCCCGTGGGCACGGGCTGCGACCCGGCCCTGCGCTGTCTGTGGCACCAAGCCTGCATACTCAAACCAAGCCCCAGGCTGTGTGGGTACGACTCACAGCCGGAGAAAAGAAAACTCTTGGAAGTTAAATACCTCTGCGAGGCAGACTCATCGGTAGACGGTCTGACATACGAAGAACATCAAAGAAAACGCAGAGAAGATGTTTTATATATTTCTGTGACTGGGATGGCCAATGGGACAGACGTTATCCAATGGAGCACTGTGGCTGAAAGTGACATATTTTCTATCATGTGTCCTGGACCTGAACAAAGCGATTTTGAACG ATATAACGGCGTCTGCGATGGCAAGCCTCCACCCCCTGAGCAGGTCGTCAGTGATTTGTGGAAAGTTGTCGCCAG AGTGCCGAGTGAAGCATGCCGGGAAGAGGTGCTGCAGGTGTACTGCGCCTACCGCtataacaaacatggcggctgtTTGCCGCCTCTTGTCACCAATGCCTCACAG GTGAACAAAGACGGGGGGATGTTGTACAGTGACATTGCTCTACCGAGGAAAGGGCCCCGTCCTGAAGACAGGAAACATGAAGAAG TGTTGGCTCATCCGCAcgtgagtttgatcccagcACGCACTGCGTTCGTGTTGCTGGTACACAACAACCCAGAAGCAGCC GTTCAGTTACTGGATTCACTTTACCGCGAATATTTTCACTACGTAATCCACGTGGATAAAAGCAAACCACTCGTGCGGAAG TACCTTGTGCACCTTCTTGAAGGGAAATTCCCGCATGCTGAAAACATTAGGGTACTTCCAGACCAAAG GTCATTCAGATCGTCCTGGGGCTCCTACAACATACTGCGAGCAGAACTAGAG GCGACAGAGGAGTTATTACGCATGGGCAGCTGGGACTTCGTCATCAACCTGAGTGGGTCGGACCTGGCTCTGAGAGATGTGGACGACATCGCCGCTGCCCTGGCACCGTACAGAG GTAGAAATTTCCTCCGGCTCACCAAGCGATACAGGGATGGAGTCCGAAAAGCATCTCCCGACCGTATCAACACCGCGTG GTACAGCTGCGATGGATATGTGTATAACGTGACAAGGCGGGGGGACCCTCCGGCAGGGGCGGACATCAGCGGTTCGTCCCAGTGGGCTGTTCTCAGCAG GGACTTTGCGGAATTCGCAGTATCAAGCAAAAGCCAGGACAAAAGCATCGACTTTAACAGTCTCCAGTTCTACATGCAGACTACGGCTATTCCTGATGAGAAATACCTGGCATCTATCCTCATGTCATCACAGTTCAG AGACACGCTCATTTCGGCACACCTGCACCGCCTGGCGCCGTTCCAGGGGAAGGACCAGCTGGGTGCCTGTCGACATGGACATGAGACGGACATGTGCGGCAAG GGCCCGCGGACGTTCCGGGAGAAAGACGTCCCACTACTGCTGAACGTCTCACGACGGTTTATGTTCGCCAGGAAGTTTGAGGGGCAGCCGGAGGATCCTACAAGGCGCGCCGTCTTACACTGGCAGAGAGGGCTGTTTTACCTGGAGCTGCAACGTCACCATGGGGTTTCGGACGCGCTGTTGAG GGCACTGGCTCAACGTGCGTGCGAGCACTTTCTTGGGGACGGACACTCACAGGTCTGCAG CTCCGTGTACGTCGTTAGCTGGCGGGTGCTGCCCCGCCTGGTGCCTGATAAATCCAGCTGCTGCGCGAAGATCAGTAGGCGCTCATCCTCGCGATACTGGATAGACTTTACCATG GATTATGGAACACGGATGAATATGAGAGCATCACTT GCATACACTCAAAGAGGAACGTGCTTTGATCGAGGACATATCAAATATTTCGAAGTGTCAACAAG GAAATGGGAGACCAATATGTCACACACCGTGTTGCCTGAACTAGAGGAGGCGGGGGCAACCACGGTGTACCTTAGGCTGTACGCACAGGCAACACAGGAGGTGGAAGAAACGGGGACATGCACCCTAAACCAACCGAACAAAG GAAAAGGCAAGGAGACCACCTTTGCTCGGTTTGACAATAAAAATCCGGGCAATTGGCAAGAGAGCAAATATACTATCTTGCAATTCTCCGTCCGGTTATTGAACCCCCAAGGTGAAGAACACTGTCGCAAGTTATCATCATTCATGTGGAACCCGCCAAAAGCTCGGCGGGGCATAGCG CTGCAGGACAAACTTGTGTGCGGCCACCTGTAA